A genomic segment from Mucilaginibacter terrenus encodes:
- a CDS encoding ABC transporter permease/M1 family aminopeptidase has translation MFWKIFVFEAQNRLRRPAVYVYFLAVLLFVIFSFSAGALPAGEKEHFNSPMMIARTYAWLSIIMMLVTSAIMGMPLYKDIEYNTKDYYLTYPITKAGYFWGRYCSSLLFVLIIGSAVMFGAYIGTFLGPLLGLNDAGRYGPNKLIYYLQPFLLIGVPNLVFTSSLFYGLVALTRNIKVIYSGGTILFLGYLIATFFLAHSSNEMVIKLADPFAFNGVRMQVNQADDYLKNISTVSFEGVLLINRLLWPGIGFALLLFSYLRFNFADFFSGKRDKKIIKDEIVNRSAQRPKVSTSFAGKYNIRTLLTLTKTELSNIIRDNYFWIIIGCGLTFLGFIFYLGDSFYRVPNLPRTVSLLVIFYDNFLFFIFFIIIFYTGETVHRDRTTRYAYINDSLPAPNWVLNGSRLLSLLVLGTFLSTIPMFLGIFIQVIKGYYQFNLLVYLLDVFVLMLPRFLEMVVFAYVIHVVINNKFAAHGVGIAIWIVLFFAHITGVFNYNLFLYSYPPNYSISDMDGIGHMLTPVLWFNIYWLLAGGLLIIMSALFYYRGISSSFKERWQLARERFDRKTKWMAFAVTVCFLAAGSYIYYNVSYLNSYLTGAESDKRAVDYERTLKRYENLPLPKLTSIKLVVDLFPNKLEAKTHAYFTLVNKTDKPISKMLLDGEGITYDLKIEGKDMDYTVPLTYARGKFNWFRPERDTADFRIYSFARALAPHDSVVVEMNSVVKHKGFQNDSYSGDILHNGTYFSGGIPGLGYDEGEELGSNYERKRFGLSPKTDKEVSQNDPVGKSTLIMGSAADLYSLDITVSTAGDQTAIAPGELQKTWKQNGRNYYHYVQQSPGLYPSFKILSARYSVSSGNVKIDSLHNVKTSIYYNPVQSINTWRFMNAMEDGLKYYSKVYGTYPYKDLRLVETSIYSGGSSSYPTLNTYNENTGWSADLSHQGLLDYCYYDASKLIARQWWIFQTPPNNTVGSQVISVGLPKYDAYVMIERKYGKENMGEILQEEIWNYLFWHSRGQEPERPLINANRWYEWETKAAQVLYGLRDLIGDENMNAALRGFKNEYAFKKDPPYAGSRDLYRYLKMHTPDSLQYYLKDTWEKITFYNNKILSVTASPLDKNNYKVTIILKAEKSYLLGKGNYVSTPMDDYVDLAVFAAPSEDKTGRMQLNPLYVKKQKLKSGTHSIVLVVKGKPVSVGIDPYGKLIDQMPDDNIKKF, from the coding sequence ATGTTTTGGAAAATATTTGTTTTTGAGGCGCAGAACCGCCTCAGGAGACCGGCGGTTTATGTTTATTTTTTAGCTGTATTACTTTTCGTAATCTTCTCATTTTCAGCAGGTGCACTTCCGGCCGGCGAAAAAGAACATTTTAACAGCCCGATGATGATCGCCCGGACGTATGCGTGGTTAAGCATCATTATGATGCTCGTGACGTCGGCAATAATGGGCATGCCATTGTATAAAGATATCGAGTATAATACGAAAGATTATTATCTCACTTACCCGATCACAAAGGCAGGGTATTTTTGGGGGAGATACTGCAGTTCATTATTGTTTGTTCTAATTATTGGCAGCGCAGTGATGTTTGGCGCATACATCGGCACATTCCTGGGGCCCCTACTCGGTCTTAACGACGCCGGTCGTTACGGTCCCAATAAATTAATATACTATTTACAGCCATTTCTGCTGATCGGTGTACCTAATCTTGTATTTACCTCGTCCTTATTTTATGGCTTGGTCGCGCTTACCCGTAATATTAAAGTGATTTACAGCGGTGGCACTATTCTGTTTTTGGGTTATTTAATAGCCACCTTTTTTCTTGCTCATTCCAGTAACGAGATGGTAATAAAACTGGCCGACCCATTTGCCTTTAACGGAGTACGCATGCAGGTCAATCAGGCTGATGACTATCTTAAAAACATTTCTACGGTAAGTTTTGAAGGGGTGCTTTTAATCAATCGCCTGCTGTGGCCGGGTATAGGTTTCGCACTTTTGTTATTCAGTTATCTCCGGTTTAATTTTGCAGATTTTTTTAGCGGTAAAAGGGATAAGAAGATCATCAAAGATGAAATCGTTAACCGAAGTGCGCAGCGGCCAAAAGTCTCAACCAGCTTTGCCGGCAAATATAATATCAGGACCTTACTTACGCTAACCAAAACCGAATTGTCAAATATCATCCGGGACAACTATTTTTGGATCATTATCGGCTGCGGGCTTACCTTTCTTGGCTTCATATTTTACCTGGGGGATAGTTTTTATCGTGTGCCCAACCTGCCGCGTACCGTTTCCTTGCTGGTGATCTTTTATGATAATTTCCTGTTCTTCATATTTTTCATCATCATCTTTTATACAGGCGAGACCGTTCACCGTGACAGGACAACACGATATGCTTACATTAACGATTCACTCCCGGCCCCAAACTGGGTGTTGAATGGTTCCAGATTGTTAAGCCTTCTTGTCTTGGGGACTTTCCTGTCCACTATACCCATGTTCCTTGGAATTTTCATCCAGGTTATAAAAGGATATTACCAGTTTAACCTATTAGTTTATTTGCTGGACGTATTTGTGCTCATGCTACCGCGTTTCCTGGAAATGGTGGTGTTTGCTTATGTGATACACGTGGTGATCAATAATAAGTTTGCCGCACATGGCGTTGGCATCGCCATCTGGATCGTCCTGTTCTTCGCGCACATAACTGGCGTGTTTAATTACAATTTGTTTTTATACTCTTATCCTCCGAATTATTCAATATCCGATATGGATGGCATCGGCCATATGTTGACCCCGGTATTATGGTTTAACATTTACTGGCTACTGGCCGGTGGATTACTCATTATTATGTCAGCATTGTTTTATTATCGTGGCATTTCATCGTCCTTTAAAGAGAGATGGCAACTGGCCAGGGAACGCTTTGACCGCAAAACGAAATGGATGGCCTTCGCCGTAACGGTATGTTTTCTCGCCGCAGGGTCATACATCTATTATAATGTAAGCTATTTAAATAGCTACCTGACAGGTGCCGAATCCGACAAGCGTGCGGTGGATTACGAAAGAACATTAAAGCGGTATGAAAACCTACCGCTGCCAAAATTAACCAGTATAAAATTGGTAGTCGACCTTTTTCCTAATAAGCTGGAGGCTAAAACACATGCCTATTTCACCTTAGTCAATAAAACGGATAAACCTATTTCAAAAATGCTGCTTGATGGTGAAGGCATCACATATGACCTCAAAATTGAAGGAAAAGATATGGATTACACCGTTCCGCTAACCTATGCCCGCGGCAAGTTTAACTGGTTTAGGCCGGAAAGAGATACCGCTGATTTCCGTATCTATAGCTTTGCCAGGGCGCTTGCACCGCATGATTCTGTTGTGGTTGAAATGAACTCTGTTGTCAAACATAAAGGATTTCAGAATGATTCTTATAGCGGTGACATTCTCCATAATGGCACATACTTCAGCGGAGGAATACCCGGGTTAGGATATGATGAAGGCGAGGAACTGGGTAGTAACTATGAGCGGAAACGTTTCGGCCTCAGTCCAAAAACGGATAAAGAGGTATCCCAAAATGATCCCGTCGGAAAGAGCACTTTAATCATGGGTTCAGCGGCAGATTTATACAGCCTCGACATTACTGTCAGCACCGCGGGCGACCAAACCGCCATCGCACCCGGAGAGTTGCAAAAGACATGGAAACAAAATGGCCGTAATTATTACCATTACGTGCAGCAAAGCCCCGGCCTTTACCCGTCGTTTAAAATCTTGTCAGCAAGATATTCAGTATCTTCAGGTAATGTAAAAATTGACAGCTTGCATAACGTAAAAACAAGTATTTACTATAACCCTGTCCAGTCGATCAATACCTGGCGGTTTATGAATGCGATGGAGGATGGATTGAAGTATTACTCTAAGGTTTACGGCACTTATCCTTATAAAGACCTGCGGCTTGTTGAAACGAGTATTTATAGCGGCGGCTCATCTTCCTATCCAACCTTAAATACCTACAATGAAAATACCGGCTGGAGTGCTGATCTTAGTCACCAGGGTTTGCTTGACTATTGTTACTATGATGCGTCAAAGCTCATTGCAAGACAATGGTGGATCTTTCAAACACCTCCAAATAATACGGTTGGTTCACAGGTTATTTCTGTCGGCCTGCCGAAGTACGATGCTTATGTGATGATAGAACGTAAATATGGTAAAGAGAATATGGGTGAAATACTGCAGGAGGAGATCTGGAATTACCTTTTTTGGCATAGTCGCGGACAGGAACCTGAACGTCCACTGATCAATGCAAACCGATGGTATGAGTGGGAAACGAAAGCCGCTCAGGTGTTATACGGCTTACGGGATCTTATCGGTGATGAAAACATGAACGCAGCGCTCAGAGGATTTAAAAATGAATATGCTTTTAAAAAAGATCCTCCTTACGCAGGGAGTAGAGACCTTTATCGTTACCTAAAAATGCATACACCGGATTCGCTGCAATACTATCTAAAAGACACGTGGGAGAAAATAACATTTTATAACAATAAGATTCTTAGCGTCACGGCGTCCCCGCTAGATAAAAATAATTACAAAGTCACCATCATTCTTAAGGCAGAAAAGTCTTATTTGCTTGGAAAAGGCAACTACGTCTCTACTCCCATGGACGATTACGTAGACCTAGCGGTATTTGCAGCACCATCCGAGGATAAAACCGGACGGATGCAATTGAATCCGTTATATGTAAAAAAACAGAAATTAAAGAGCGGAACGCATTCGATTGTCCTTGTTGTAAAAGGGAAACCGGTCTCCGTGGGAATTGATCCTTATGGAAAATTAATAGACCAAATGCCTGATGATAATATAAAAAAATTTTAA
- a CDS encoding ABC transporter ATP-binding protein, translated as MQLTINSLSKTYSNGVKALKDVSLNLSNGMFGLLGPNGAGKSSLMRTIATLQEADSGSIFLDDLNVLQDKTKVRQLLGYLPQEFGVYPKISAERMLDHIAQLKGVGNKSERKELVAALLDNVNLSKDKKKSLGTYSGGMKQRFGIAQALIGNPKLIIVDEPTAGLDPAERNRFYNLLSQLGENTIVILSTHIVEDVSTLCSNFAIICQGEVLYAGQPDNAVKEMEGKIFTKAISKQELSFYQDDFTVISTQLKTGKLHIRVLHESDPGKGFLPATPNLEDVYFSNIATRVDVNTI; from the coding sequence ATGCAATTAACCATCAATTCCCTTTCAAAAACTTACTCCAACGGGGTAAAGGCATTGAAAGATGTTTCACTTAATTTAAGTAACGGTATGTTCGGTTTACTTGGGCCGAACGGTGCGGGCAAATCATCCTTAATGCGAACGATCGCCACGCTACAGGAAGCAGACAGCGGAAGCATTTTTTTGGATGATCTGAACGTTCTGCAGGATAAAACGAAAGTTAGGCAACTACTGGGTTACCTGCCGCAGGAATTTGGGGTATACCCGAAGATATCAGCCGAAAGGATGCTGGACCATATCGCGCAATTGAAGGGGGTAGGCAATAAAAGTGAAAGAAAAGAACTTGTTGCTGCATTACTGGATAATGTAAACCTATCAAAAGATAAAAAGAAAAGCCTTGGCACTTACTCAGGAGGGATGAAGCAGCGATTTGGTATCGCCCAGGCACTGATAGGGAACCCAAAACTTATTATTGTTGATGAACCGACCGCCGGCCTAGACCCTGCAGAACGAAACCGCTTTTATAATCTTTTAAGTCAGCTGGGCGAAAATACGATCGTTATTCTTTCCACCCATATTGTGGAAGATGTCAGCACGCTTTGCTCCAACTTCGCGATCATCTGCCAGGGCGAAGTGCTTTATGCCGGCCAGCCTGATAACGCCGTGAAAGAAATGGAAGGAAAGATCTTCACCAAAGCGATCTCCAAACAAGAGCTGAGCTTTTACCAGGATGATTTTACCGTCATATCCACTCAGCTAAAAACAGGGAAATTGCATATCCGCGTATTACATGAAAGCGATCCAGGGAAGGGTTTTTTACCTGCAACGCCTAATTTGGAAGACGTATACTTTAGCAATATTGCGACCCGTGTTGATGTAAATACTATTTAA
- a CDS encoding GntR family transcriptional regulator, whose protein sequence is MEFRDNEAIYLQIAAYISEHILLGKWKAEHKIPSVRDLAVELEVNPNTILRSYEFLQQQGVVTNKRGLGLFVAVDGLDKVKAYRKERFVAQDLPEFFRNIFLLDIGLQDLQERYEKFISENYKQPINQQNENK, encoded by the coding sequence ATGGAGTTTAGAGATAACGAGGCGATATACCTGCAAATTGCCGCCTATATAAGTGAACACATTTTGCTAGGCAAGTGGAAAGCGGAGCATAAAATTCCTTCTGTTCGTGACCTTGCGGTTGAACTGGAGGTTAATCCCAATACGATCTTGCGATCATATGAATTCCTACAACAGCAGGGCGTGGTGACCAATAAAAGGGGCCTTGGCTTATTCGTTGCAGTCGATGGTCTTGACAAAGTAAAAGCTTACCGAAAAGAGCGTTTTGTAGCACAAGACCTCCCGGAGTTTTTCCGTAATATTTTCCTGTTGGATATTGGTTTGCAGGACTTGCAGGAACGCTATGAAAAGTTTATATCCGAAAATTACAAACAGCCCATAAACCAACAAAATGAAAACAAGTAA
- a CDS encoding ABC transporter ATP-binding protein, with protein MIEVKGLEFGYAKKKLLFQGLDLELKKGHIYGLLGKNGAGKSTLLKNITGLAFPTKGSCLYNGVNVARRPVAVLSDIYFLAEDLYAPSLSCEKFAASTAAFYPKFSKSDFYHFLNVFDVDVAAEMDQQSFGQQKKALIAFGLATNTGLLILDEPTNGLDIPSKAQFRKLIASVLTEDRCIVISTHQVRDLDNLIDTLLILDNRDIVVNQSLDKLAALLTFGIYPATEGLPVLYEEKDFRGKNAILKNHKGLFSKVDLELLFNAVISGNTTLLDFINSSK; from the coding sequence ATGATAGAAGTTAAAGGATTAGAATTCGGCTATGCTAAAAAGAAACTATTATTTCAGGGACTTGATCTGGAGCTTAAAAAAGGCCATATATACGGCTTATTAGGGAAAAATGGCGCAGGCAAATCGACCTTACTAAAAAATATCACCGGGCTAGCTTTTCCAACAAAAGGCAGTTGCCTATACAATGGTGTTAACGTTGCAAGGCGGCCGGTCGCTGTACTTTCCGATATTTATTTTCTGGCCGAGGATCTTTATGCACCCTCGCTGTCTTGTGAAAAGTTTGCCGCAAGTACCGCCGCCTTTTACCCCAAATTCAGTAAGTCTGATTTCTACCATTTTTTGAATGTATTTGACGTTGACGTGGCTGCAGAAATGGATCAGCAATCATTCGGGCAGCAAAAAAAAGCTTTGATCGCATTTGGCCTGGCAACAAATACTGGACTGTTGATCCTGGATGAGCCAACAAATGGCCTTGATATCCCTTCGAAAGCCCAATTTCGAAAACTCATTGCATCGGTGTTAACCGAAGACCGCTGTATAGTGATCTCTACGCACCAGGTGAGAGATTTAGATAATCTGATAGATACTTTATTAATATTAGATAACCGCGACATTGTCGTCAACCAATCTCTTGATAAGCTCGCAGCTCTACTTACTTTTGGGATTTACCCCGCTACGGAGGGCTTACCCGTGTTATATGAAGAAAAAGATTTTCGGGGCAAAAATGCAATCTTAAAAAATCACAAGGGCTTATTCAGCAAAGTAGATCTGGAACTGCTATTTAACGCGGTCATCAGCGGCAATACAACTCTCTTAGATTTTATCAATTCATCCAAATAA
- a CDS encoding YncE family protein, whose translation MLFTHKLRALGIILITLASLNVSAQSKSGLHILKKHAIKSSGGWDYVTVDAADKKIYVSHGTQVNILSTATGDSIGVIPNTNGVHGIALVKALGKGYTSNGRDNSCTVFDLKTNEEIGKIAVGTNPDAIFYDDFSKKVYAFNGKSSDASVIDPVTDKVVATIPLGGKPETGVSDGKGKIFVNSETTNEVVVINANTYKVVNRYKINEGDEPSGLAIDKLSNRLFIGCGGNATMVVMDAANGKNIAKFKIGDCDGVAFDPALKLIYSSNGDGNMSVIKELNANKFMFIENITTEKSARTIGIDLTTHHLFLPAAQMEATPPTAENAHPRPHMIAGSFHIIEIGK comes from the coding sequence ATGTTATTTACTCATAAATTAAGAGCTTTAGGTATAATTTTAATTACCCTTGCATCGCTAAATGTGTCAGCCCAAAGTAAAAGCGGTTTACACATCCTCAAAAAGCACGCAATAAAAAGCAGCGGTGGCTGGGATTATGTTACCGTTGATGCTGCCGATAAAAAGATCTATGTATCGCATGGTACGCAGGTTAATATTTTAAGCACTGCAACCGGTGATTCTATCGGAGTGATCCCAAACACGAACGGCGTTCATGGTATCGCTTTGGTTAAAGCTTTAGGAAAGGGCTACACCAGTAACGGCCGTGATAACAGTTGTACCGTGTTCGATTTAAAGACCAATGAAGAGATAGGTAAAATAGCCGTCGGCACCAACCCCGATGCGATATTTTATGACGATTTTTCTAAAAAGGTTTATGCATTTAATGGTAAGAGCAGCGATGCCTCGGTAATTGACCCGGTTACCGATAAGGTAGTTGCTACTATTCCGTTAGGTGGTAAACCGGAAACAGGCGTATCTGATGGTAAAGGGAAGATCTTTGTAAATTCTGAAACCACCAACGAGGTGGTTGTGATAAATGCCAATACTTATAAGGTGGTTAACCGTTACAAAATAAACGAAGGCGATGAGCCCTCCGGCCTCGCTATTGACAAGCTGTCCAACCGCTTATTCATCGGTTGCGGTGGTAATGCTACCATGGTTGTGATGGATGCCGCAAATGGTAAAAACATAGCCAAATTTAAAATTGGCGATTGTGATGGTGTGGCTTTTGACCCTGCCTTAAAGTTGATATACAGCTCAAACGGAGATGGTAATATGTCGGTTATAAAAGAGTTGAACGCTAATAAATTTATGTTCATCGAAAATATTACCACAGAAAAAAGCGCGCGTACTATCGGCATCGATCTAACAACCCATCACTTGTTTTTACCAGCCGCTCAAATGGAAGCAACGCCGCCAACTGCAGAAAATGCACACCCCAGGCCGCACATGATAGCCGGTTCGTTCCATATTATAGAAATAGGTAAGTAA
- a CDS encoding phosphatase PAP2 family protein: MKKVIYIILCLAGFNASAQVTDSTKKVNIVDTLKKDLFTAPDTVKHLRSKAWALVPPSILVAYGASNFFFHPVRRLDISINNDIMEDAPNFRHHPENFFQYTPVALVYGLNLVGIHGKNTFVDRTLIFAMAEGMMSLTTFSLKKVTHRLRPDGSNYYSFPSGHTANAFLGAEFMAQELGDKSIGYSAVGYGFATATGILRMYNRDHWFSDVVAGAGFGILSTKAAYLLYPYIRNRLFKAGREKENNRDVPDELKKQPKTSSIIMPSYNDGVLGLHFAMQL, translated from the coding sequence TTGAAGAAAGTAATCTACATCATACTTTGCCTTGCCGGGTTTAATGCCTCTGCACAGGTAACCGATAGTACTAAAAAAGTAAACATAGTTGATACACTCAAAAAAGATCTGTTTACCGCGCCCGATACGGTCAAGCATTTACGCAGTAAAGCATGGGCTTTAGTACCGCCATCGATTTTGGTAGCTTATGGCGCCAGTAATTTTTTCTTTCATCCTGTAAGGCGGCTCGATATTAGTATCAATAATGATATCATGGAGGACGCGCCTAACTTTCGACATCACCCGGAGAACTTTTTTCAGTACACCCCGGTAGCCTTGGTTTACGGGTTGAATTTAGTTGGCATACATGGCAAAAACACTTTTGTTGACCGCACCTTAATATTTGCTATGGCCGAAGGGATGATGAGCTTAACAACCTTTAGTTTAAAAAAAGTAACCCATAGGCTTCGTCCCGATGGTTCTAACTATTACTCTTTTCCATCAGGCCATACTGCCAACGCTTTTCTTGGCGCGGAGTTTATGGCCCAGGAATTAGGTGATAAATCTATTGGCTACAGCGCCGTGGGTTATGGTTTTGCAACGGCTACCGGTATTTTACGTATGTATAACCGCGATCACTGGTTTAGTGACGTAGTTGCAGGAGCCGGTTTTGGCATCCTTTCTACAAAAGCGGCATACCTGCTTTATCCTTACATCCGTAACCGCCTGTTTAAAGCCGGCCGTGAAAAGGAAAATAACAGGGACGTGCCCGACGAGTTGAAAAAGCAACCTAAAACCAGTTCTATAATAATGCCTTCATACAACGACGGTGTGCTGGGTTTACATTTCGCTATGCAATTGTAA
- a CDS encoding EamA family transporter, translating to MWWIYALLSAFFASLTAIFAKIGVTNVNSDLATAIRTIVILVVAWGIVVARGELKGITDLSKHSIWFLILSGLATGLSWIFYYKALQIGKVSQVAPVDKLSVALTIILSVVILKETLTIKAAFGAVFILIGTIILIF from the coding sequence ATGTGGTGGATTTATGCCCTTTTATCAGCCTTTTTTGCCTCTTTAACGGCCATTTTCGCGAAAATAGGTGTAACGAATGTTAATTCAGATTTGGCTACAGCCATCCGTACAATCGTGATATTGGTTGTAGCATGGGGTATTGTTGTTGCCCGCGGTGAATTAAAGGGTATTACCGACCTGTCTAAACACAGCATTTGGTTTTTGATCTTATCCGGTCTCGCAACCGGTCTTTCCTGGATTTTTTATTACAAGGCGCTGCAGATAGGAAAGGTATCGCAAGTTGCACCGGTAGATAAACTAAGCGTTGCGCTAACCATCATACTTTCTGTAGTAATTTTGAAAGAGACGCTTACCATAAAGGCAGCATTTGGTGCCGTATTTATTTTGATTGGCACCATCATCCTCATTTTTTAA